One genomic segment of Labrus bergylta chromosome 17, fLabBer1.1, whole genome shotgun sequence includes these proteins:
- the nkx6.1 gene encoding homeobox protein Nkx-6.1 isoform X2 codes for MLAVGQMDGSRQSAFLLSPPPLAALHSMTEMKTPLYPAYPLSSPGHNSSTSPATTSPNPGGMAGSSPGIKSSGGMSSGLGSPQLSSSATPHGINDILSRPSAAAAAAAAASVAVAAASSSAGILSSLPRFSSLSPPPPHGLYFSPGAAAVAVARYPKPLAELPGRTPIFWPGVMQSAPWRDARFACSAHQNSVLLDKDGKRKHTRPTFSGQQIFALEKTFEQTKYLAGPERARLAYSLGMTESQVKVWFQNRRTKWRKKHAAEMATAKKKQDSETERLKGGSDVEDEDDDYNKPLDPNSDDEKITQLLNKHKPGAGPGPGPGLLMHGSENDSS; via the exons ATGTTAGCGGTGGGTCAGATGGACGGGTCCCGACAGAGCGCCTTCCTCCTCAGCCCCCCTCCGTTAGCGGCTCTGCACAGCATGACGGAGATGAAGACCCCGCTGTACCCGGCCTACCCCCTTTCCTCCCCCGGCCACaactcctccacctccccagCCACCACCTCCCCTAACCCGGGCGGCATGGCGGGCTCCTCCCCGGGCATCAAGAGCTCCGGGGGGATGTCGTCGGGGCTTGGTTCCCCGCAGCTGAGCTCCTCCGCCACCCCGCACGGGATTAACGACATCCTGAGCCGGCCCTCCGCTGCTGCGGCCGCCGCCGCCGCAGCCTCGGTGGCCGTTGCCGCCGCCTCGTCCTCCGCGGGGATCCTGTCCAGTCTGCCCCGGTTCAGCAGTCTCAGCCCCCCGCCTCCACACGGACTCTACTTCAGCCCCGGGGCCGCCGCCGTGGCCGTGGCCCGGTACCCGAAGCCTCTGGCGGAGCTGCCGGGCAGGACGCCCATCTTCTGGCCCGGAGTGATGCAGAGCGCGCCGTGGAGGGACGCCCGGTTCGCGTGCTCAGCGC ACCAGAATTCGGTGCTGCTGGATAAAGACGGGAAACGGAAACACACGCGGCCCACCTTCTCCGGTCAGCAGATCTTCGCGCTGGAAAAAACGTTCGAACAAACCAAATACCTGGCGGGACCGGAGCGCGCGAGGCTGGCCTACAGCCTGGGGATGACGGAGAGCCAGGTCAAG GTGTGGTTCCAGAACCGGAGGACGAAGTGGCGGAAGAAGCACGCGGCGGAGATGGCGACCGCGAAGAAGAAGCAGGACTCGGAGACGGAGAGACTGAAGGGGGGGTCGGACGTCGAGGACGAGGACGACGACTACAACAAACCGTTAGACCCGAACTCGGACGACGAGAAGATCACCCAGCtgctcaacaaacacaaaccgGGAGCAGGACCCGGACCGGGCCCGGGGCTGCTGATGCACGGATCGGAGAACGACAGCTCTTAA
- the nkx6.1 gene encoding homeobox protein Nkx-6.1 isoform X1, translating into MLAVGQMDGSRQSAFLLSPPPLAALHSMTEMKTPLYPAYPLSSPGHNSSTSPATTSPNPGGMAGSSPGIKSSGGMSSGLGSPQLSSSATPHGINDILSRPSAAAAAAAAASVAVAAASSSAGILSSLPRFSSLSPPPPHGLYFSPGAAAVAVARYPKPLAELPGRTPIFWPGVMQSAPWRDARFACSAREYQNSVLLDKDGKRKHTRPTFSGQQIFALEKTFEQTKYLAGPERARLAYSLGMTESQVKVWFQNRRTKWRKKHAAEMATAKKKQDSETERLKGGSDVEDEDDDYNKPLDPNSDDEKITQLLNKHKPGAGPGPGPGLLMHGSENDSS; encoded by the exons ATGTTAGCGGTGGGTCAGATGGACGGGTCCCGACAGAGCGCCTTCCTCCTCAGCCCCCCTCCGTTAGCGGCTCTGCACAGCATGACGGAGATGAAGACCCCGCTGTACCCGGCCTACCCCCTTTCCTCCCCCGGCCACaactcctccacctccccagCCACCACCTCCCCTAACCCGGGCGGCATGGCGGGCTCCTCCCCGGGCATCAAGAGCTCCGGGGGGATGTCGTCGGGGCTTGGTTCCCCGCAGCTGAGCTCCTCCGCCACCCCGCACGGGATTAACGACATCCTGAGCCGGCCCTCCGCTGCTGCGGCCGCCGCCGCCGCAGCCTCGGTGGCCGTTGCCGCCGCCTCGTCCTCCGCGGGGATCCTGTCCAGTCTGCCCCGGTTCAGCAGTCTCAGCCCCCCGCCTCCACACGGACTCTACTTCAGCCCCGGGGCCGCCGCCGTGGCCGTGGCCCGGTACCCGAAGCCTCTGGCGGAGCTGCCGGGCAGGACGCCCATCTTCTGGCCCGGAGTGATGCAGAGCGCGCCGTGGAGGGACGCCCGGTTCGCGTGCTCAGCGCGTGAGT ACCAGAATTCGGTGCTGCTGGATAAAGACGGGAAACGGAAACACACGCGGCCCACCTTCTCCGGTCAGCAGATCTTCGCGCTGGAAAAAACGTTCGAACAAACCAAATACCTGGCGGGACCGGAGCGCGCGAGGCTGGCCTACAGCCTGGGGATGACGGAGAGCCAGGTCAAG GTGTGGTTCCAGAACCGGAGGACGAAGTGGCGGAAGAAGCACGCGGCGGAGATGGCGACCGCGAAGAAGAAGCAGGACTCGGAGACGGAGAGACTGAAGGGGGGGTCGGACGTCGAGGACGAGGACGACGACTACAACAAACCGTTAGACCCGAACTCGGACGACGAGAAGATCACCCAGCtgctcaacaaacacaaaccgGGAGCAGGACCCGGACCGGGCCCGGGGCTGCTGATGCACGGATCGGAGAACGACAGCTCTTAA
- the rpl17 gene encoding 60S ribosomal protein L17 → MVRYSLDPENPTKSCKSRGSNLRVHFKNTRETAQAIKGMHIRKANKYLRDVVVKHQCVPFRRYNGGVGRCAQAKQFGWTQGRWPKKSAEFLLHMLKNAESNAELKGLDVDSLVIEHIQVNKAPKMRRRTYRAHGRINPYMSSPCHIEMILTEKEQIVPKPEEEVAQKKKVSQKKLKKQKLMARE, encoded by the exons ATGGTCCGCTACTCTCTCGACCCCGAGAACCCGACTAAAT CATGCAAGTCGAGGGGCTCCAACCTCCGGGTTCACTTCAAG AACACCCGTGAGACAGCCCAGGCCATCAAGGGCATGCACATCCGCAAGGCCAACAAGTACCTGAGGGACGTGGTCGTCAAGCACCAGTGTGTCCCGTTCCGCCGTTACAACGGAGGAGTGGGCAGGTGTGCCCAG GCCAAACAGTTCGGCTGGACGCAGGGACGCTGGCCCAAGAAGAGCGCCGAGTTCCTCCTGCACATGCTGAAGAACGCCGAGAGCAACGCTGAGCTCAAG GGTCTTGACGTGGACTCTCTGGTCATCGAGCACATCCAGGTGAACAAGGCGCCAAAGATGAGGAGGCGTACGTACCGTGCTCACGGTCGCATCAACCCATACATGAGCTCCCCGTGTCACATCGAGATGATCCTGACGGAGAAGGAGCAGATCGTCCCCAAACCCGAGGAGGAGGTCGCCCAGAAGAAGAAG GTTTCACAGAAGAAGCTGAAGAAGCAGAAGCTCATGGCCCGGGAGTAA